The Melioribacteraceae bacterium 4301-Me genome has a window encoding:
- a CDS encoding glycosyltransferase family 2 protein: MIPKVSIIVLNWNGLADTLECLQSVQKINYGNFDVILVDNNSSGNDVEVIMEKFGEFLKVIIVNDSNKGFAGGNNVGIRYALENNSDFVLLLNNDTIVEPDFLDKLIEQSTQLANIGILTPKIFYYTNRDQIWSAGGYISKIRASGFQRGFNKKGRNYYNINKYCSFATGCCMLIKREVIEKVGLLDERFFLYLEDTDYCYRAINAGFKIRFVANSKIYHKVNTTTKMNGELLPLYYTIRNRLFFAKNRLGFWFYLFYLYLVVTMNIKIFISRNGTEIRKIYKLATNDFSNEMMGQLTKKIFNNMRVG, encoded by the coding sequence ATGATCCCTAAAGTTAGCATTATAGTTCTGAATTGGAATGGACTGGCAGACACTTTGGAATGTCTTCAGTCAGTACAAAAGATTAATTATGGCAATTTTGATGTAATTCTTGTTGACAATAATTCATCAGGTAATGATGTTGAAGTTATTATGGAAAAGTTTGGAGAATTTCTTAAAGTGATAATTGTAAATGATTCGAATAAAGGCTTTGCTGGAGGAAATAATGTTGGTATAAGGTATGCATTAGAAAATAACTCTGATTTTGTCCTTTTATTAAATAATGATACAATTGTAGAACCTGATTTTTTAGATAAACTTATTGAGCAAAGTACACAATTAGCAAACATTGGAATTCTTACACCTAAAATATTCTATTACACGAATAGAGATCAAATTTGGAGTGCAGGCGGCTATATTAGCAAAATTAGGGCGTCAGGGTTTCAACGTGGATTTAATAAAAAGGGGCGTAATTATTATAACATTAATAAATACTGTTCATTTGCAACAGGGTGTTGTATGCTTATCAAACGAGAAGTAATTGAAAAAGTCGGTTTGCTCGATGAAAGATTCTTCTTGTATCTTGAGGATACAGATTACTGTTATAGAGCGATAAATGCTGGTTTTAAAATACGTTTTGTTGCAAATAGTAAAATTTATCACAAAGTGAACACTACTACAAAAATGAACGGTGAGTTGCTTCCATTGTACTATACAATAAGAAATAGACTTTTTTTTGCAAAAAATAGATTAGGTTTTTGGTTTTATTTGTTCTATTTATATTTAGTTGTAACAATGAACATTAAGATTTTTATTTCAAGGAACGGAACAGAAATTAGAAAAATATATAAGTTAGCAACAAACGATTTCAGTAATGAGATGATGGGTCAACTAACAAAAAAAATATTTAATAATATGAGAGTAGGTTAA
- a CDS encoding glycosyltransferase: MKVLIDDGLSTINKLTGIGYQAINLYLSLKKIIFCDITDFNYLRNLHRYLRRFIYFFHSNYLVKKNIYDIIHYQNYYVPFLKGRAKQIVTIHDLGAFKFPETIPYLYVKYNQHSILNALKRANGIIVPSSSIKEEISQFFSKVSPEKVFVCNNGIREVFWKSTITSKFLESHNVKPYSYFFFIGSLSRRKNLKFILEAFIKTKQNHIINKDTQLILAGQFWWGSLDFKHLLREDLGIKTFGYLDDDAIVELYKYSKALIFPSLYEGFGMPIIEAMSQNIPIIISNIPTSRELNKKHNNQMLEFEIDNQESFINQLKKVDKDYDIIKQRLDYGDLSIYHFNKIAEEHLRIYKYVLNSDF, translated from the coding sequence TTGAAGGTATTAATTGATGACGGATTATCAACTATTAACAAGTTAACTGGTATTGGGTATCAAGCAATTAACCTTTATTTATCACTGAAGAAAATAATTTTCTGTGATATTACCGATTTTAATTACTTAAGGAATCTACATAGGTATTTAAGAAGATTTATCTATTTTTTTCATTCAAATTATTTAGTTAAAAAAAATATTTATGATATAATTCACTATCAAAATTATTATGTGCCGTTCTTAAAAGGAAGGGCAAAACAAATTGTCACTATCCATGATTTGGGAGCTTTCAAATTCCCGGAAACGATTCCTTACCTTTATGTGAAGTACAATCAACATTCAATACTTAATGCATTAAAACGAGCAAACGGCATTATTGTGCCCTCAAGTTCAATAAAAGAAGAAATCAGCCAGTTTTTTTCGAAAGTATCTCCAGAAAAAGTTTTTGTATGTAACAATGGTATAAGAGAGGTTTTCTGGAAATCAACTATAACAAGTAAGTTTTTAGAAAGTCATAATGTGAAGCCATACAGTTATTTTTTCTTCATTGGCAGCCTTTCAAGAAGAAAGAATCTTAAATTTATTTTAGAAGCTTTTATTAAAACAAAGCAGAATCATATAATTAATAAAGATACACAGCTTATTTTAGCAGGTCAGTTTTGGTGGGGGTCGTTGGATTTTAAACACCTATTGCGTGAGGACCTTGGTATAAAAACATTTGGTTATTTAGATGATGATGCAATAGTGGAATTGTATAAATACAGCAAAGCTCTTATTTTCCCCTCGTTGTATGAAGGATTTGGTATGCCGATAATTGAAGCAATGAGTCAGAATATTCCAATAATAATTTCCAATATTCCTACAAGTAGAGAACTAAATAAAAAACATAATAATCAAATGTTGGAATTTGAGATTGATAATCAAGAATCATTTATTAATCAATTGAAGAAAGTGGATAAAGATTATGATATCATTAAACAGAGATTGGACTATGGTGACTTATCAATTTATCATTTTAATAAAATTGCTGAAGAACATCTGAGGATTTATAAGTATGTGCTAAATAGTGACTTTTAA
- a CDS encoding T9SS type A sorting domain-containing protein, giving the protein MKKLKKLPVSFLLLTVLYTAPKFVSAQTSPMPTSPPGTNTVTFNSATNEYFFYFNSDTLYRYNIGTLPNPYETGGNLHALKAKANNGNWFWPSNVGGIGAELSGFEKKPWDNGVTFQCLTPNPFQSGNTVISYWRMLYNGDYLDYKYEMTISGRTLIIKVEVLNNSTKATSFEFDRCENANDKRIVRVPYLTLFNILYSDNSYTSLFVDWEVTNASTIYPFDPGEYAVPDWVSTKSIRFAQKVRYNAKTNGIRNPLKETIYLTVASDIRNVLPNIVAPNAPYKSIAASKTVLSYGPPYPWLIEPPECSGYAISSLEPSYQPYAVGDAKYGNNYKLLNLLKKMGVNGLNVIIKQYQYKGFDSGYPQFLPANTFISGSDSCSLTNICSNMTDNNLLIRTRDTIVIKLGYNFALHENYMDTYTNWDEYYSHTGDLAKNSNGQYLLNWPRGGCNGSDTARVFNAGKASYYLSNYGSGQIVSAMGNHKPNWCYLDVHSAHNPSNIVDYDASVNKDSAGYFKYVLHKYRNLPSFLRTNYSGPVQGEGNNHFLYLGYFDDLEARLHTADYTLYGYKAPLLVDFDLLKMHGKSALHGVGHCGSFFAPTPGADSVYATISNSQVLTYMATELAYGHSGLITKQNVIDHTINQALLEYKHIYPIQELIFSTTPSTIEYYRNGIGPYTASQYISQFVGWDDYTSPDFMSQLKVTYSNGIIIWVNKSEENWTIYPEQVFGWYSWHASINGGSVELFAGNNFPKSSSFTLPFGNGWFVFVPNGLGKTQSAGGLESNSSPGMLPTDFDLYNNYPNPFNPETIIKFDLPENSKVVITIYDILGRKISTLFDGVKEAGYHSIKWNGSKLGSGVYICRMEALSESDKHFSKEIKMMLLK; this is encoded by the coding sequence ATGAAAAAGTTAAAAAAATTGCCTGTTTCATTCTTATTATTAACAGTTTTGTATACTGCCCCAAAATTTGTTTCAGCTCAAACATCACCAATGCCTACTTCTCCCCCAGGAACAAATACTGTAACATTTAATTCGGCTACAAATGAATACTTTTTCTATTTTAATTCAGATACTCTTTATAGGTATAATATAGGCACGCTACCAAATCCTTATGAAACAGGGGGAAATCTGCATGCTTTGAAAGCAAAAGCAAATAACGGCAATTGGTTTTGGCCAAGCAATGTTGGTGGAATTGGAGCAGAATTATCAGGATTTGAGAAAAAACCTTGGGATAATGGGGTAACTTTTCAATGTCTAACACCCAATCCCTTTCAAAGTGGTAATACAGTAATATCATATTGGCGAATGTTATATAATGGAGATTACCTTGATTATAAATACGAAATGACAATTTCGGGGAGAACACTAATTATTAAAGTAGAAGTTCTTAATAATTCCACTAAAGCCACATCATTTGAATTTGATAGATGCGAAAATGCTAATGATAAAAGAATAGTCAGAGTTCCATATCTAACACTTTTTAATATTTTATACTCTGATAATAGTTATACTTCATTATTTGTTGACTGGGAAGTTACAAACGCTTCAACCATTTATCCTTTTGATCCAGGTGAGTATGCTGTACCAGACTGGGTGTCAACAAAATCCATTAGGTTTGCTCAAAAGGTGAGGTATAATGCAAAAACTAATGGGATTAGGAATCCTCTCAAAGAGACTATTTATTTAACTGTTGCATCAGACATTAGAAATGTCTTACCGAATATTGTTGCACCTAATGCTCCATATAAATCTATTGCAGCAAGTAAAACTGTTTTGTCCTATGGACCCCCATATCCATGGCTTATAGAACCACCAGAATGTAGCGGCTATGCAATTTCTTCTTTAGAACCTAGTTATCAACCATATGCTGTAGGGGATGCAAAGTATGGAAACAATTACAAGCTTCTAAACCTTTTAAAAAAAATGGGTGTAAATGGGCTGAATGTTATTATTAAACAATATCAGTATAAGGGATTTGATAGTGGCTATCCCCAGTTTTTACCAGCAAACACATTCATTTCAGGAAGTGATAGTTGTTCCCTTACCAATATATGTAGTAATATGACAGATAACAATCTTCTTATACGAACAAGGGATACGATAGTAATCAAATTGGGGTATAATTTTGCTTTGCATGAGAATTATATGGATACTTATACAAACTGGGATGAGTACTATTCGCATACTGGAGATTTAGCTAAAAATTCGAATGGTCAATATCTGCTTAATTGGCCGCGTGGGGGGTGTAATGGTTCAGATACAGCGCGTGTATTTAATGCTGGCAAAGCAAGTTATTATTTATCAAATTACGGATCAGGTCAGATAGTATCAGCCATGGGTAATCACAAACCTAATTGGTGCTATTTAGATGTACATTCTGCTCATAATCCTTCTAACATAGTTGATTATGATGCAAGTGTTAATAAAGATAGCGCTGGATATTTTAAATATGTTCTTCATAAATATCGCAACTTACCCAGTTTCCTGAGAACAAATTATTCTGGGCCTGTACAAGGAGAGGGAAATAATCATTTTCTTTATCTTGGTTATTTCGATGATCTTGAGGCACGACTTCACACTGCGGACTATACGCTGTACGGTTACAAAGCCCCCTTGCTTGTTGACTTCGATTTACTGAAAATGCATGGAAAGTCTGCGCTTCACGGTGTTGGTCATTGTGGTAGTTTTTTCGCTCCTACTCCTGGTGCAGATAGTGTTTATGCAACTATTTCAAACAGCCAAGTATTAACGTATATGGCAACAGAATTGGCGTATGGACATAGCGGTTTAATAACAAAGCAAAATGTAATTGATCATACAATTAATCAGGCATTATTAGAGTACAAGCATATTTATCCTATTCAGGAACTTATTTTCAGTACAACACCATCAACTATAGAATATTATAGAAACGGTATCGGTCCGTATACGGCTTCTCAATACATAAGTCAGTTTGTTGGCTGGGATGATTATACTTCTCCAGACTTTATGTCACAACTTAAGGTTACTTATAGCAACGGAATCATTATTTGGGTTAACAAATCCGAAGAAAATTGGACAATTTATCCCGAACAAGTATTTGGCTGGTACAGCTGGCATGCTAGTATTAACGGCGGTTCTGTTGAACTATTTGCCGGCAATAATTTCCCTAAGAGTAGTTCATTTACACTGCCATTTGGAAACGGTTGGTTTGTATTTGTACCCAATGGTCTTGGTAAAACCCAAAGTGCTGGCGGTTTGGAGTCGAATAGCTCTCCTGGAATGTTACCAACAGATTTTGATTTGTATAATAATTATCCTAATCCCTTTAATCCAGAAACAATAATTAAATTCGATTTGCCTGAGAACTCAAAGGTTGTAATTACAATTTATGATATTCTCGGCAGAAAAATTTCAACATTATTTGACGGCGTAAAAGAAGCGGGTTACCATTCAATAAAATGGAATGGTTCTAAATTAGGCAGCGGAGTTTATATTTGCCGTATGGAAGCTTTGAGTGAATCAGATAAACATTTTAGCAAAGAAATCAAGATGATGCTGCTCAAATGA
- a CDS encoding glycosyltransferase family 9 protein translates to MIVKTDCKFFRGDVPCKPHKQYGYHCVDCPEYKNSDGKILIIKLGAIGDVIRTTPLLRKLRAEFPNYQFFWLTYTPEILSSEWVNRILHPTIENLELLKNIEFNWLINLDKDALAVSLANSINAKRKSGFTIDEFGHAKPISNKAEHHKWLTGLFDDVSKENTKNYMQEIFEICDYEFSGEEYVLELPEVQTNFDINKNKKVIGLNTGCGGRWTSRLWPTEYWIELAKNLLKENYEVILLGGEQENEKNKFIQKESGAKYFGYFNLQTFMNLVNNCDIVVTAVTMAMHIAIGLKKKLILFNNIFNKNEFYLYGRGKILEPDFECDCYYSPTCENSCMQYLKPERVLETIRKFS, encoded by the coding sequence ATGATTGTAAAAACAGATTGTAAATTTTTTCGTGGCGATGTTCCATGCAAACCACATAAGCAATATGGATACCACTGTGTTGACTGCCCAGAGTATAAGAATTCCGATGGCAAAATTTTAATTATAAAACTTGGTGCAATTGGAGATGTGATTAGAACTACCCCGCTACTTCGGAAACTTAGAGCAGAATTTCCCAATTATCAATTCTTTTGGTTGACTTATACTCCAGAAATTTTAAGTAGCGAGTGGGTAAACAGAATTCTCCATCCAACAATAGAAAATTTAGAGTTATTGAAAAATATTGAATTCAACTGGTTAATTAATTTGGATAAAGATGCACTGGCAGTTTCTCTGGCTAATTCTATAAATGCAAAAAGAAAATCCGGATTTACAATCGATGAGTTTGGACATGCCAAACCAATATCGAACAAAGCTGAACATCACAAATGGCTTACGGGATTATTTGACGATGTAAGTAAGGAAAACACAAAAAATTACATGCAGGAGATTTTTGAGATTTGTGATTATGAATTCAGTGGTGAGGAATATGTCTTAGAACTTCCCGAAGTACAAACAAATTTTGACATAAACAAAAACAAAAAAGTTATTGGGTTAAATACAGGTTGTGGCGGAAGATGGACTTCAAGATTATGGCCAACAGAATACTGGATTGAGCTTGCAAAAAATTTACTGAAAGAAAATTATGAAGTTATTCTTTTGGGTGGCGAGCAGGAAAACGAAAAAAATAAATTTATTCAAAAAGAAAGTGGTGCCAAATATTTCGGCTATTTTAACTTACAAACCTTTATGAATCTGGTCAATAATTGTGACATAGTAGTTACAGCAGTTACAATGGCAATGCATATTGCAATAGGATTAAAAAAGAAATTAATTCTTTTCAATAATATCTTTAACAAAAATGAGTTTTATTTATACGGCAGAGGAAAAATTTTAGAACCGGACTTTGAATGTGATTGTTATTATTCGCCAACGTGCGAAAATAGTTGCATGCAGTATTTAAAGCCTGAGAGAGTATTGGAAACAATTCGAAAGTTTTCCTAA
- a CDS encoding glycosyltransferase, with protein sequence MKILIITPRIPYPPYRGDKLKIFNICKNLAQKNYIKVLSFHENKKSMEYIAHLRKLGISIDTVKLSFFNSLLNLIKVAFSNIPFQVAYFSSNRMKSKIKTILENEEFDVIYFHLIRTAQFFEATNGSDALKVIDFTDAVSLYLSRFVKIIKNPLKKFAVKIELKRVKEYEKISGKFDTLFVCSQKDKEYLEHKKIHHNIQILKNGFDASYFSPGSLGYEKHRIIFTGNMPYFPNKDAVSYFSKKIFPKILKKYPDSKFYIVGQKPPYSVKKLKSSNIIVTGFVEDIKQEYLKSEVNVVPIRFGAGTLNKVIESLALGVPVIATSVAVVGLPDELQEYIFIANSEDEFVEKVCFVFNNPPVRAKIINEAAKKIQSLLAWEKIVAEFESYISSKVKK encoded by the coding sequence GTGAAAATACTAATTATAACGCCTCGTATCCCTTATCCACCATATCGTGGTGATAAACTCAAAATCTTCAACATTTGTAAAAACCTCGCTCAAAAAAATTATATAAAGGTTCTAAGCTTTCATGAAAATAAAAAGAGTATGGAATATATTGCTCACTTAAGGAAGCTTGGTATAAGTATTGACACTGTTAAACTTTCCTTTTTTAATTCTCTACTGAATCTTATAAAGGTAGCTTTTTCAAATATTCCCTTTCAAGTTGCATATTTCTCGTCTAATAGAATGAAAAGTAAAATAAAAACTATTCTTGAAAATGAAGAATTTGATGTTATCTATTTTCATCTTATTCGTACTGCTCAGTTTTTTGAGGCTACTAATGGTTCTGACGCTCTTAAAGTTATAGATTTTACTGATGCTGTCTCGCTTTATTTATCACGATTTGTAAAGATTATAAAAAACCCTTTAAAGAAATTTGCAGTTAAGATTGAACTTAAGCGAGTTAAAGAATATGAAAAAATCTCTGGTAAGTTTGACACACTTTTTGTCTGTTCGCAAAAGGACAAAGAATATCTTGAGCATAAGAAAATTCATCATAATATTCAAATACTAAAAAACGGATTTGATGCAAGTTATTTTTCACCTGGTAGTTTAGGCTATGAAAAGCATAGAATAATATTCACAGGAAATATGCCATATTTTCCTAATAAAGATGCTGTAAGCTACTTTTCAAAAAAAATCTTTCCTAAAATTCTAAAAAAATATCCCGATTCTAAGTTTTACATAGTAGGGCAAAAACCCCCTTACTCGGTTAAAAAATTAAAATCAAGTAATATAATTGTTACTGGTTTTGTTGAAGATATTAAACAAGAATACTTAAAAAGTGAAGTTAATGTAGTACCTATAAGATTTGGTGCGGGTACATTAAATAAAGTTATAGAGTCCTTAGCTTTGGGTGTCCCGGTTATTGCCACCTCAGTGGCAGTTGTTGGATTGCCAGACGAATTACAAGAATATATTTTTATTGCAAATAGTGAAGATGAATTTGTTGAAAAGGTCTGTTTTGTTTTCAATAATCCTCCAGTGCGGGCTAAAATTATTAATGAAGCCGCAAAAAAAATTCAATCTTTGCTTGCATGGGAAAAAATTGTGGCGGAATTCGAAAGTTATATTTCATCTAAAGTAAAAAAATAA
- a CDS encoding glycosyltransferase, with translation MEMKIALVHDWLTGMRGGEKVLEVLCELYPQATLITLLHNKGSLSSTIEKMSIKTSFIDRLPFKEKKYRNYLPLFPLAIESIDFSEFDLIISSSHAVAKAAKPNKNALHICYCHTPMRYIWDMYDDYFGKGKANFFVRKAMKLILPKLRQWDVRTSNHVHYFIANSKNVAERIKKYYQRQADVIYPPVDTSLFSLSNKCEDYFLIVSALVPYKRIDIAIEAFNKIGEKLVVVGTGPEADKLKAIAKKNIEFLGWCNNEQLAKIYSGCKALIFPGLEDFGIVPLEAMATGKPVIAFAKGGALETIIGEGENSTGIFFYEQTSDALINAVKIFDKKYFDPQRIRQHALQFDRSLFKEKLKNYIEEKIAIHLKAK, from the coding sequence ATGGAAATGAAAATTGCTTTAGTTCACGACTGGCTTACTGGAATGCGAGGCGGCGAAAAGGTCTTAGAAGTTTTATGTGAATTATACCCGCAAGCAACACTTATAACTTTACTTCACAATAAAGGCTCTCTTTCTTCTACTATAGAAAAAATGAGTATCAAAACTTCGTTTATAGATAGATTGCCTTTCAAAGAAAAAAAATATAGAAATTACCTTCCATTGTTTCCTTTGGCTATTGAATCAATTGATTTTTCAGAATTTGATCTTATTATATCTTCTAGTCATGCTGTTGCTAAAGCTGCTAAACCTAATAAAAATGCCTTACACATTTGCTATTGCCATACACCAATGCGGTATATCTGGGATATGTATGATGATTATTTCGGAAAAGGCAAGGCTAATTTTTTTGTTAGAAAAGCAATGAAATTAATTTTACCAAAACTTCGCCAATGGGACGTTCGTACAAGTAATCATGTCCATTATTTTATTGCTAATTCTAAAAACGTGGCAGAAAGAATAAAAAAATATTATCAAAGGCAAGCTGATGTTATTTATCCCCCGGTTGATACATCGCTTTTTTCTTTGTCAAATAAATGTGAAGATTATTTTTTGATAGTAAGTGCGTTGGTGCCCTATAAAAGAATTGATATTGCTATTGAAGCTTTTAATAAAATTGGGGAAAAATTAGTTGTTGTTGGTACAGGTCCAGAAGCTGACAAATTGAAAGCTATTGCAAAGAAAAATATAGAATTTTTAGGCTGGTGTAATAATGAACAGTTAGCAAAAATTTATAGTGGTTGTAAAGCTTTAATTTTCCCGGGTTTAGAAGATTTTGGAATTGTTCCACTTGAAGCAATGGCTACAGGCAAACCAGTTATTGCATTTGCTAAAGGTGGGGCACTGGAAACAATAATAGGAGAAGGCGAGAACTCTACAGGTATCTTTTTTTATGAGCAAACTTCAGATGCATTAATTAATGCTGTAAAGATTTTTGACAAAAAATATTTTGACCCACAAAGAATTCGTCAACATGCTTTACAATTCGACCGCTCTTTATTTAAGGAAAAATTAAAAAATTATATAGAAGAGAAAATCGCAATTCATTTAAAAGCAAAATAG
- a CDS encoding lipid II flippase MurJ — protein MLKKWLHGLIGLSAFALLGRLLGFLREILMASKFGATEITDAYLTTLLLFDIAIAANSSILSGTLSYYTQIKNSNVFYKSLFNIGVKIFIFSFIVSLILYPISGFILPLIFTKSTIAAQTAINTSRLLFILTSFLVPSGIFAAVLQLKGKITNPGQMIVFLNVSSIISLIFLTKYFGIISLPIGLLIGGVLFFIYQIFLTHRIDLTQKTKENFYENSLDNKFNIFGWSTVILLIFGNSLIPSLSGLIERYFAYSFVEGTFSHYQYALKVILLPLTIFSFAISTSLLPIQTKLINEGEIKEFYNATNKGILVSVLTSIFFVLLFSVLSQPIIQVIYQRGHFTLHDSVETSHALQIMAIALIPFLLSPVLANIFYSLKSAKNLIAINLLFVFIQAIVLFFLSKVLSGIEALAITWVTVGWLNSGFLIYYLIRFKRVVFDRVITLKLLLIALITTIIIILCKNLSQYLFALDNINEQTAMKILLVGLTLLLIYCTVVFLILRDMIIKISAYFLTYKDKK, from the coding sequence ATGCTGAAAAAATGGCTGCATGGGTTAATTGGATTAAGTGCGTTTGCGTTGTTGGGTCGCTTACTTGGTTTTCTACGCGAAATTTTAATGGCATCTAAGTTCGGTGCAACAGAAATAACTGATGCTTATCTCACGACTCTTCTGCTATTTGATATTGCAATTGCAGCTAATTCTTCAATTCTATCTGGCACATTATCATACTATACACAAATCAAAAATTCGAATGTTTTTTACAAATCACTTTTCAATATCGGTGTTAAAATATTCATCTTCTCATTTATTGTTTCCCTAATTCTATATCCAATATCTGGCTTTATTTTACCATTAATTTTTACTAAATCTACTATTGCCGCACAAACTGCAATAAATACATCAAGATTACTATTTATCTTAACTTCCTTTTTAGTCCCCTCCGGCATATTTGCTGCAGTGTTACAATTAAAGGGGAAAATCACAAATCCTGGACAAATGATAGTTTTTTTAAATGTATCTTCAATTATCTCTTTAATTTTCTTGACGAAATACTTTGGTATTATTTCTTTACCTATTGGGTTACTTATCGGCGGTGTTTTGTTCTTTATTTACCAGATTTTTTTAACTCATCGAATAGATTTAACACAAAAAACAAAAGAAAATTTCTATGAAAACTCGTTGGATAATAAATTCAATATATTTGGATGGAGTACAGTCATTCTTTTAATATTTGGGAATTCATTAATACCAAGTCTCTCAGGTTTAATCGAGAGATATTTTGCCTACTCCTTTGTTGAAGGAACATTTTCTCATTATCAGTACGCCTTAAAAGTAATTTTATTACCTCTTACAATATTTAGCTTTGCAATTAGCACATCACTTTTACCAATTCAAACAAAATTAATTAACGAGGGTGAGATAAAAGAATTTTACAACGCTACAAATAAAGGGATTCTTGTTTCTGTTTTGACATCAATATTCTTCGTTTTACTTTTTTCTGTTTTATCACAGCCGATAATCCAAGTAATTTATCAACGAGGGCATTTTACACTGCATGATAGCGTAGAAACGTCTCACGCTTTGCAAATAATGGCAATTGCATTAATTCCTTTTTTGTTGAGTCCAGTTCTGGCAAATATTTTTTATTCATTAAAATCCGCAAAGAATTTAATCGCAATTAATTTACTTTTTGTCTTTATTCAGGCTATCGTTTTATTCTTTCTTTCCAAAGTACTTTCAGGCATAGAAGCATTGGCAATAACATGGGTTACTGTAGGCTGGCTTAATAGCGGTTTCTTAATTTATTATTTAATTCGTTTTAAAAGGGTGGTGTTTGATCGAGTTATTACTCTTAAATTATTACTTATTGCATTGATTACTACAATTATTATAATTCTTTGCAAGAATTTGTCTCAATACTTATTTGCACTTGATAATATTAATGAACAAACAGCTATGAAAATTTTATTAGTCGGACTAACTTTGCTCTTGATTTATTGCACAGTTGTGTTTCTTATTTTGAGAGATATGATTATAAAAATATCAGCTTATTTTTTAACTTATAAGGATAAAAAGTAA
- a CDS encoding glycosyltransferase family 4 protein yields the protein MSQSKIKILMMIDEAKIGGGQQHLLWLTQRLDKSKFDVEVACEKSGYLVDELNKIGVKVHPLKISNRPNIFSLIKTYQLIKKISPDILHTHGGTAGFYGRLAAIKNFKGAVIHTYHGIHYLNFDKPLQKKIYTVIDKFLLKFTHCTICVAKNDFELGMKYGIVRKEKSAVIFNGVDIDQFTQSNQIEKSTIKLKISNTTIIGSVGRLHPQKGYEYLIKASEDVIKNYQNVRFVIVGDGELRNDLELLAKKSKVENYFTFLGSRTDIPSLIKQFDIFVLPSLWEGLPLVLLEAMASKKPIVATNVNGITEIIENGKEGILIPPKNYQALSKAIIHLLNNKQLCEQLAEQAFKKVSREFSLNKMINETEKIYLKCYYNETFEK from the coding sequence TTGAGCCAGTCAAAGATAAAAATACTTATGATGATTGATGAAGCTAAAATTGGCGGTGGTCAGCAGCATCTTCTTTGGCTTACGCAAAGATTAGATAAGTCAAAATTTGATGTTGAAGTAGCTTGTGAAAAAAGTGGTTATCTAGTAGATGAGTTAAATAAGATTGGTGTTAAAGTTCATCCATTGAAAATTTCTAATCGTCCCAACATTTTTTCCTTAATAAAAACATATCAACTAATTAAAAAAATTTCTCCTGACATTTTGCATACACACGGCGGTACGGCTGGTTTTTACGGGCGACTTGCAGCAATCAAAAATTTTAAAGGTGCTGTAATTCATACCTATCACGGAATTCATTATTTGAACTTTGATAAACCATTACAAAAAAAAATTTATACAGTAATTGATAAATTCTTACTAAAATTTACCCATTGTACAATTTGTGTTGCTAAAAATGATTTTGAGTTGGGCATGAAATATGGCATAGTAAGAAAAGAAAAGTCAGCTGTAATTTTTAATGGAGTAGATATTGACCAATTTACCCAATCTAATCAGATTGAAAAAAGTACAATTAAATTAAAAATAAGTAATACAACTATTATCGGTTCAGTTGGAAGACTGCACCCCCAAAAGGGTTACGAATATTTAATTAAAGCATCAGAAGATGTAATAAAAAATTATCAGAACGTTCGATTCGTTATTGTTGGAGATGGTGAACTTAGAAATGATTTAGAACTTTTAGCAAAAAAAAGTAAAGTTGAAAACTATTTCACTTTCTTAGGAAGCAGAACTGATATACCAAGCTTAATAAAACAATTTGATATTTTTGTGCTACCTTCATTATGGGAAGGTCTGCCGCTTGTTCTCCTAGAGGCTATGGCATCTAAAAAACCTATTGTTGCTACCAATGTTAATGGAATAACTGAAATTATTGAAAATGGAAAAGAAGGCATTCTTATTCCCCCTAAAAATTATCAAGCGTTATCTAAGGCAATAATACATTTATTGAATAACAAACAACTGTGCGAACAATTAGCCGAACAAGCTTTTAAGAAAGTTTCGAGAGAGTTTAGTTTAAACAAAATGATTAATGAAACAGAAAAAATTTATTTGAAATGTTACTATAACGAGACATTTGAAAAATAG